In one Candidatus Nitronereus thalassa genomic region, the following are encoded:
- a CDS encoding response regulator, translated as MRRALDHLSLLTRTNFKMANTPPPFPSILIVDDIPYIRLYFRVALESFGHQCEEASHGLDAIGKLHNRHYDVVLTDVQMPHLDGFELAKCLKEDPSLGSPIVLMMTASNTDLLAPLAQAAGVRKIFAKPCHPVVIHQEIMDIRQRFPTAA; from the coding sequence ATGAGACGTGCCCTTGATCATTTATCTTTATTAACCAGAACAAATTTCAAAATGGCCAACACGCCGCCCCCTTTCCCGTCAATACTAATCGTTGACGACATCCCCTACATTCGCCTTTATTTCCGTGTCGCTCTTGAATCATTTGGACATCAATGTGAAGAAGCGAGCCACGGGCTTGACGCCATAGGAAAATTGCACAACCGCCATTACGATGTAGTCCTCACCGACGTTCAAATGCCCCACCTTGATGGATTCGAATTAGCCAAATGTCTTAAGGAAGACCCGTCTCTCGGGAGTCCAATCGTCCTCATGATGACAGCAAGTAATACTGACTTGTTAGCGCCACTGGCCCAAGCAGCGGGAGTAAGAAAAATTTTTGCCAAACCGTGTCACCCTGTGGTTATTCACCAAGAAATTATGGACATTCGACAAAGGTTTCCCACTGCGGCCTAA
- a CDS encoding response regulator — MMNSKFSTDTRPTGVNKDRSMSPSPCIYQPPLPHATQPTFHSLSLGCALPSILIVDDAAEFRRTLREGLVIFGYDCQEAECGTDALRYLKNRKFDVVLTDLVMPFLDGLGLAQHIMEDRSYGHPLVILMTSGHSDMVKSLAKTFGIKNILDKPCKASEINRIIREEPLRFPKAA, encoded by the coding sequence ATGATGAATTCAAAATTTTCCACGGACACACGACCTACCGGAGTGAATAAAGATCGCAGCATGTCGCCCTCACCATGCATTTATCAACCTCCTCTCCCTCATGCCACTCAGCCTACATTTCATTCCTTGTCTTTGGGTTGTGCTTTGCCGTCCATATTGATCGTTGACGACGCAGCCGAATTTCGGCGCACCCTGCGTGAAGGGTTAGTTATCTTTGGCTATGACTGCCAAGAAGCCGAGTGTGGAACCGACGCCCTACGCTATTTGAAAAACAGAAAATTCGATGTCGTGCTGACTGACCTGGTCATGCCGTTTCTTGATGGGTTGGGATTAGCCCAACACATCATGGAAGACCGTTCCTACGGTCACCCCTTGGTCATCTTGATGACATCGGGCCACAGTGATATGGTCAAATCGTTGGCTAAAACGTTTGGCATTAAGAATATCCTGGATAAACCATGCAAGGCGTCCGAAATCAACCGGATCATTCGAGAAGAACCCCTCCGATTCCCCAAGGCAGCTTAA
- a CDS encoding CocE/NonD family hydrolase: MSSDANILERIQEIENTWIPMSDGCRIAARIWLPNSAQHQPVPAILEYIPYRKRDFMRSRDEPIHRYFADHGFASVRVDIRGSGDSEGVLHDEYSPQEHADALEIINWIVAQPWCSGSVGMMGISWGGFNALQVAALRPPALKAIITLCSTDDRYADDAHFMGGCLLNENMQWGSILTLYSALPPDPHIVGDRWKAMWQERLENLEPFPAVWMRHQWRDDFWKHGSICEDFSAIQCPVYAIGGWADGYTNAIPRLMRNLSCPKKALIGPWAHNFPHDGVPGPAIGFLQEAVRWWEHWLNGKSTGIMDEPVIRVWMQESQQPQPQYAEWPGRWVAEDHLPSSHMTPQRWYLEPGHLSPLPEKPIDVSFCSPQTIGVRSGEWCGFGADGEMPRDQRPDDGGSLVFDSDPLPGRLEVLGAPIVELELATDQPVAMVAIRLGDVAPDGSVLRVTYGLLNLTHRESHETPESLKPGNWYTVRIQLNDFAHAFPLGHRIRVSVSTSYWPIAWPPPVPVTLTVRTGPSYLELPVRPPRPEDSQLRPFDPPEAAPGTTHKKLRQMPMRRTIEIDLATTEMVYTLKSDGGEFDGASLARIEEIDLNLGYTLLKRYRILENDPLSAQTEFSQTAIMRRGDWAIRVECRTRLSATADTFQFAGELEAFEGDHLLKRHDWTLAIPRALL, from the coding sequence ATGAGTAGTGATGCCAATATTTTAGAGCGAATCCAGGAAATCGAAAACACCTGGATTCCTATGTCCGATGGATGCCGGATTGCCGCCCGTATTTGGCTGCCGAATTCTGCCCAGCATCAACCTGTGCCTGCCATCTTAGAATACATTCCCTACCGAAAGCGGGATTTCATGCGGTCTCGTGATGAACCCATTCATCGTTATTTTGCTGATCATGGCTTCGCCAGTGTCCGTGTGGACATTCGAGGTTCTGGAGATTCAGAGGGCGTGCTCCATGACGAGTATTCGCCACAAGAACATGCCGATGCGTTAGAGATTATTAATTGGATCGTGGCCCAACCCTGGTGCTCTGGATCGGTAGGCATGATGGGTATTTCTTGGGGAGGATTCAATGCGTTGCAAGTGGCGGCCTTACGACCTCCGGCGCTCAAAGCCATTATTACCCTGTGTTCCACAGATGATCGCTATGCCGATGACGCCCATTTCATGGGCGGATGTTTGCTCAACGAAAACATGCAATGGGGTTCAATCCTCACCTTGTATTCCGCCTTGCCCCCGGACCCGCACATTGTTGGTGATCGATGGAAGGCGATGTGGCAGGAACGCCTCGAAAACCTGGAACCGTTTCCCGCTGTATGGATGCGCCATCAATGGCGTGATGATTTTTGGAAGCATGGATCAATATGCGAAGATTTTTCTGCAATCCAATGCCCCGTGTATGCCATTGGCGGGTGGGCCGATGGCTATACCAATGCCATCCCTCGGTTGATGAGAAATCTTTCCTGTCCGAAGAAGGCCCTGATTGGTCCATGGGCGCATAACTTTCCGCATGATGGCGTTCCTGGGCCAGCTATAGGGTTTCTCCAAGAAGCCGTGCGGTGGTGGGAACACTGGTTGAATGGCAAATCCACGGGAATCATGGACGAGCCAGTAATTCGCGTGTGGATGCAAGAGAGTCAGCAGCCTCAACCTCAATATGCAGAATGGCCTGGCCGATGGGTGGCAGAAGACCATCTTCCCAGCTCACACATGACCCCTCAGCGTTGGTATTTGGAGCCTGGGCACTTATCTCCCCTTCCAGAGAAGCCCATAGATGTCTCATTCTGTTCGCCTCAAACGATTGGTGTGCGCTCTGGGGAATGGTGCGGGTTTGGTGCGGATGGGGAAATGCCACGAGACCAGCGTCCTGACGATGGTGGCTCTCTCGTGTTTGATAGTGATCCATTACCTGGGAGGCTCGAAGTCTTGGGGGCTCCGATTGTTGAATTGGAATTGGCCACGGATCAACCTGTGGCGATGGTGGCAATTCGATTGGGAGATGTGGCACCCGATGGGTCTGTGTTACGCGTGACCTATGGCCTTTTGAACCTTACGCATAGAGAGAGTCATGAAACGCCAGAATCGCTAAAGCCTGGAAATTGGTATACGGTTCGGATCCAACTCAATGATTTCGCTCATGCCTTTCCGCTGGGACATCGGATTAGGGTTTCTGTTTCCACCAGCTATTGGCCGATTGCCTGGCCTCCTCCCGTGCCGGTGACGTTAACCGTTCGTACAGGCCCGAGTTATCTGGAGCTTCCCGTTCGTCCACCGCGTCCAGAAGATTCTCAGTTGCGCCCCTTTGATCCTCCGGAAGCCGCCCCTGGCACCACGCATAAAAAATTGCGACAGATGCCTATGCGGCGCACGATTGAAATTGATCTTGCCACGACGGAAATGGTGTATACCCTCAAAAGTGATGGTGGTGAATTTGATGGTGCGTCGTTGGCTAGAATCGAAGAGATTGATCTGAACTTAGGTTATACACTCTTGAAGCGGTATCGCATTCTTGAAAATGATCCTCTGTCCGCGCAAACTGAATTTTCTCAAACGGCCATCATGCGGCGGGGGGATTGGGCTATTCGAGTGGAATGTCGGACGCGATTGAGTGCGACGGCGGATACGTTTCAATTTGCCGGGGAACTTGAAGCCTTTGAAGGGGATCACCTCTTGAAGCGCCATGATTGGACCTTGGCGATTCCTCGCGCGCTACTTTGA